In the Methanothermobacter sp. K4 genome, GCCCTCATACCCAGGAAGGGGTTCCTCTCATGGGGTTCCATGGATCCGCGGAGGTGTGTGAGTTCATCTGTCGGAATGTCAAATGTCCTGAAGCATACAGGTTTCGGGTGGAATGCTTCAAGTATCTCCTCAAGACCCCTTTCAAGAACCCTGGAGAGTTTACCTTCCTTCAAAAGCAGGTAGGGGTGTTTTCCTGTCTCTATGACCATGTTCTCTATCCTTACAGAGCCAACACCATCCGCAAAGTCAGCGACCCTTGCTGCGAGCCAGGGGAAATTCAGGTTCACCATGACCCTTGTGGCTGTCTCATGGACGCCAATCACATCATCCCTGGACGCCCAGTCCATGACGCCCCTGTAGATGTTCCCGGTTTTACCATCCACCGTGACTACCATGCCCTCCCTGAGAACTCTTGTGGCTGCCTCTGTTCCAAGTACGCAGGGTATTCCAAGTTCCCTGAGTGTTATTGCGGCGTGGCTCGTGAGTCCACCGTAATCTGCTATAACAGCGGCGGCCCTTTTGATTTCAGGCAGCATATCCCTGGCTATCTTTTTGAAGACAGCCACCTCTCCCCATTCAAGGCTGCACGCATCCTCAAGGTTCCTTATTATACGCACCCTGCCGCTTCGCCTTCCGGCACCGGCACCCACACCCCTCAGGATCTGCATGTGATCTATATATGTTTAATCATGTTAAAAATAGTATGCTCAATCTGCACCATAACTCCGTCCAGTTTAAACATTCCAGTAAAAGGAAATAAATTTTGCTATTCCTTGATCAGGATAAAAGAAAAATTAAATTTCAGTAGTCTATGTAGTCGAATCTGCTCTCAAGTATCATGACAAGGGCAAATCCGATTATACCA is a window encoding:
- a CDS encoding putative PEP-binding protein; this encodes MQILRGVGAGAGRRSGRVRIIRNLEDACSLEWGEVAVFKKIARDMLPEIKRAAAVIADYGGLTSHAAITLRELGIPCVLGTEAATRVLREGMVVTVDGKTGNIYRGVMDWASRDDVIGVHETATRVMVNLNFPWLAARVADFADGVGSVRIENMVIETGKHPYLLLKEGKLSRVLERGLEEILEAFHPKPVCFRTFDIPTDELTHLRGSMEPHERNPFLGMRAIKRDLRDTEVLKAEFEALRNLLDSGYSNLELKFPFIRDIPEYVQAVEILDESGIRPHRDLRVGASIETPSIALQIDELLDEGVDFVSLGLSDLTMCSLAADRRSTRVAGIFNLSHPAVLGMVEEVVGACHERGVEVYAAGYAATNYVLVRKLVEMGVDAVSTSPDKVLRMRSFIAKVEDSLILRGMGRNS